The Rhipicephalus sanguineus isolate Rsan-2018 chromosome 4, BIME_Rsan_1.4, whole genome shotgun sequence DNA window ccctgagggcaacaccaccacgccgaccgcgagagtggtagatataaaaggcccgtttgtaaagcatctggagtctgtgaccgtggcgcagcggatagcttgcccggcatctgttgttgtggaccgagcggtcgtgggttcgatgcccgttgacagaacttctttctttgccatctgaatgtgtaaattttttcggcgtcatttgcgtgacggaaatacgtcactgaagtcttggtggaccccggcataaaacactttcgtgttaaaacattgCAAAGGTGTACAGTATTCACGGACTGAAATATGATATTCGGAGTGCGTGGCCCTCGGTATATGCAGCGCCGTtcgtgggtgctcatggaacCGAGGTGCTGCATTGTGGTATAGAGCGAGGGGGAGAACATTTACGCAGCAGCCTGCAcgattgctccttccggtcgccaacgagccggcctgtagttcaccacgcTGAGAGCGTGTTGCTGGATGGCTTGCGATTTCGTACGGCGAAGCGGACGCTCTCGTTACACGGGCTTTGCCGATGCGACACGAATGTTGTGCAAGTAAGACTCAGGGCACGCCTTGCAGAACACCTGCAAGGGAGAACACCTGAAGGGGTCTTGCAGGCCTTGTAGACTACACGCACGCCTAAGCGTGCGTGTAGGCTCTGCATTCTGCCAACATTTCAGTGCAGGGCCCGCTATCGTCGCGGTTATCAATCGCAGTGGCAAATCGCGGTGAAGTAAAATAATGTCTGTGCTCTACCCGCTTCCTTCGTCCACGTTCGACGTACCCAATCTGCATCGTGTTGCAAGAAGCGGCCGATGTAGCGTCAACGAAAGCATGTAAGGTGCAATCTCTtagcgcgagtgcggctaccgtgtactgaggagtgcggcgccggcaagtggcggcaccccgcggcaagaagcgcatctgatccgaacgccgctctcgatttacgtcggctatcggccaataagcatgctatgtctcttgctacgtacagcggacagacgccccgcccaccgacgagagtgagaaccggcctctgtttgaaaagagggtgcctggggaaacggcaacttcgcgctccgcttgtggccattacgcggcgcgcacgactgtaatatttggcagagcagttcatagccgtgtcagctttccgcaggatgtgttttttcaatcagcccaaggggtgcttcatgacccattTAACGAGAGCGTTCTCTGCTCGTGCCCAATATTTCGGCCGGCATACGAATGCGCGCATACGAATACGAATACActggcagtgtggtgaactaCAGACCAAACCGTTGGCGACCGGAAAGAGCAATCCTGCTGCGTAGAGCGTAGATGTTCTCCCCCTCGCTCTATAGCGCAATGCAAAACCTTGGTTCCATGAGCACTCGCGAGTGGCGCTGCACGTATACCGgcggccacgcgctccgagtgtcatatttcaatccgtgagtactgtacaatgCCGCTAATGAAACATGTTTAGAAATTGGTCCGCAGCATTTTCTTACTTGTGGTAACCGCTGCTTTAGCGCGACACGACTAGGTCGCGCTAAATCCTCTTTCTAACTACCCTACGCTGCATGCAGGCTATTCAGATGGCTATAAACGATCCAGTCACtattaggaaaaaaaaaggcaatgttgTACCTATGTTGCTTAAACGAACATACCGTTATTGATCGGATTgagcgagaaaataatgcgagtaccatttaccGAATGTCGCAAAACTTCATCCCATGTGAAGCACAAAACAACTGTTAAAGTACTATACACGCTGGCTTGATTCATGTAAACCCTTAGCTGGGAAGAGGAAAGATGTCCGCATTTCCTCCCTCTGGGGACACGATCCTCATGGTCGACAGGAGGCGTTCATCGTCGACCAGACTTATTCACCTTCAGCAAGGACAACAATTGTTCGTACAAGTAGATAGTTCCGAACATGGCGATAATCCTATAGCAGCCTGTCGACGTAACGTCAAGAAGCATGCGTCATCAAGAAACTCATAGAAGTCTGCTACCCCCAGAGAGTCATGTGCGTGCCGCTGGCCACTAGTGATTGTTTCGCcggctgcgtgtttgagacccctggcgcACAACTATGTACGTCACCTTCTCCCCCTCCGAGCGCAAATCTCTCGCGCAACTGTTGGCGAGGCGCAGCCTCGCtcttttctgtgtgttttaattttcactttggtcggcgcagaGCCTCgggtttttttttaccttcaccatgtatcatcctgACCAGACaggcttccgtcaaacattaaacttcatAAGCCTCACTCTCGCTACGCCGCAAGTCCGCGTGACCAggttgtctctctctttctaccaGCGCCACGTCACACCACCGAGATCTGCTGAGCGATACGATGGCTCACGGCACAGGGTCCAGTAATCTTCGTTGTTAAGCGAAGGCGATCATCGTGGTGCTTCCGCAGTGGCTCCTAGTTGAGGCAATACGTTTCGCTATTGAACAAGAAGAGCAGTAATCTGTCACATAAGTGACTTTGCGATGACGAAGGACCCTTCCTggaatgaagccaaggaagatataggggacgttaattgtgctgtttCACGTGTATTTTAGTAATGGTGATATAGATGTCAAgatgcatcttaccggtacttacctacggagcagaaacctggagacttacaaagagggttcaacttaaattgaggacgacgcagcgagcgatggaaaggaaaatgataggtgtaaccttaagagacaggaagagagcagagtgggtcagggaacaaacgggggttcaggatatcatagttgaaattaagaagaagaaatggatatgggccggccacgtagcacatcggcaggataaccggtggtcattaagggtaactgactggattccatgagagggcaaacgcgtgaggggaagacagaaaattaggtgggtagatgagattaagaagtttgcaggtataacgtggcaacagaaagcacaggaccgggttgattggcggaacatgggagaggcctttgccctgcagtgggcgtagacaggctgatgatgatgatgatgatgatgagatgtcaagaaagtaaactggaggaagagacaacttgccgccCGCTGGGACCTTACCTGCGACCTTCGCATTACGCAACcaatgctcttaccaattgagctacggcggcggtcgtcccctcgtgcACTTTATGGGGTGTTTATGCGCGcgaaaacctgggagtgttagtcagctgACTACGCTCCCAAGATCCTGATGACTATTACGCTTCAACCTGGTTATGTTTACTAGCCCAATGAGGTGAAATGGCATAAGTAATAGGTACCTAGACAAAATGGTAGTTCTTCAAAAATGCTATTTGGTATATAGATCAGTGTTTTTTCCCGAACTACACAGCACTCTATATTACAGGATGTGCTATTTACTGACTAGCTTGATAATTTGAACACCCGAAGAAGAAATAGTTTTTACTAGCCAACAATTTTCAACGTATTTCTGTATTGTATCATTTCGTTTTACTTGACACTGTGGTAAGCTATGGGGCGCCGATGTGCTCATTGCCCACGCCCGCTCGCCTCGAAACGCGTATTACTATCACGGCTGCACAGGTATGCAACGACTTGCCCGCCTCGCCAAGGAGGTTGCGGAGGCGTTGTTGTGTGTACACCCTTCACTATTTGAGAGAGCGTACAACGACACGCCTGGCCTTCTGCGCATCCGGGCGAGCAAGCTTCCCTACGGTTTAGTTGTGCTTAGCAGTGATATAGTACTTACTACTACCGTGGAAAGTCGTGCTTTTAACCATCGCGTCGGTACTTGCATTGCTGCTGGTTAATATTAATTAGCGGGGCCAACTACCCAAAATGGTGCGGCTTTTAAATAGGTTGTTATTATTTCGGTAACTCTTGTCTACTAGCTAGCTAAATTCAACTGCAATGTGTGCGCGGGTTCTAACCAGTCTCGCTCTTATTTAGACGCTACGGGCGGTAACCATAACTTCCCAGCGCACAGCCACACCTTGGCGCTCGACCCATTTCGAAGGCACACCGGGGCGACGACGCAGAGCAGGACACACACAGTAATCAGAAACAACAAGGTTTATTCCCGATTTTCAGAATACGTGGGAGCCGGTCAGGCTGTCTCGATGTTTGTCAGCGGGCGGAGCAGGAATAAAAGTGTTCAAGCAACGATACCGGCTAAGGTAACTAACATTAATCTCCCGCTCATTGCTTCCTGGCTACCGTCCGTCATCGCTCCTGCTATAGATTCGATTAGCGAAACGTAAACTCTGCCGGATCTGGCCATTGTGGTAACCTTTGATATCTGCTTTTTGTACACGAATACACCTATCGCCGAAGGGATTGAAGTGGTCTCAATGCCGCTCACAGTAAGCAAGCAAACGTATAATGCTAAAGTTTACCTCTCATTACTAAAATTAGTCTtcccgtttatttatttttaattttattcGTCATACTATCTACAAATTTTTGGTACtcgtatgggaaccccttttgcacGAACGTACGCCGCCATTTTTATGGGTCAGTTAGAGTAACAGCTTTTGAAATCATCACCACTAAAACATTGCACCTATCCCCGCTACCTAGACGTCATATTCATTATACGGGAACGTGGCTTAAGTGCAATAAACACATTCACTGAGCGTTTTGCCATTCTAACAAGTTTCACGCCAGAATTAAACTTGCCATGCACCATTGTTTCAGCGAAGTTAACTTCATAGACACAGCAGTATCTATTGACAGAGGAAAACTAAAGACGACGCTCTACAGAAAACCAGCAGATAGCAAAGAATACCTGGATTActctagtcatcacccgcgacattGCAAACAAGGAATATTTGTCCGCCGAGCGAGGCCTGTAAGAAGGATCTCTAACAAGGTTGGTGACTACGTGCACCACTTAAACGGGCCCTCCAACGCTTTTGAAACACCCATTTTTCATTTGTGGGTTGCGTAGACAGATAGCTGAGGTGCTTGTTGATTTGCTCGCCATTGCACCGGACTGCTTGTTGTTACTGCCCTGTATAGTCTGGTCGTTGGGTCCCGTCAAGCTACTTATGTAGCTTTTAACCCAACGCAACCATCCAGCATGTATATACtggaaaataaaattgaattgaattgaattgaaattaATTCTACTATAGGTCAAAGCACCTATATACTCAGATTTATTAATTTAATCACGCAATGCAATCACTACACAACTGCCGACGGCATCAAAGCGTAGTAGCGCCCGCCGTAAATATTCCATAAATTTACAAAGAGCGCAGGACTTTGATTGGACCAATGTAACGTTGACGAGATCGAGGCAATGCATCAAAGAAAGGGATTATTATCGGGCTTTCTCTTGCAGTGTTTTTCCATCGAACGCCAAATAGACGTCGTttcaacgaaaaaaaagagagaaagagcgaaaagAAAAGGCCACTACAAAGCACGACATAGGCGCTGGCTGCTATTTCGCCTCTGGTTTTTCCCTTGTGGTGCGGATATCCATAGGAAAGGCTTCTCTCTGTTGCGTATGTGCGCGAGCTGCCGCCATCCGCACATGCGGTAGACTCCTGACTGTTGTTGAAGTGGTGCAAGAATCCCCCGCACGAGTTCGAGGAATCTTTCTTTAAGCAGATAGCGCCgtaaaaaaatagcgcagcttgccCTATAAGTCTCGCAAGGCTGGATCACAGTAGAGCTGGTGGGCAGCTAGCTGGGCCTGGCTTGGCTAGGATTTTACCATCTCACCTCTCTccttcccaccctttgctatattATATTATACATAGAAGTAGAGGAAGGCGGTGAAGAAGAGGACTAAGAGAGCGCCTGGCGGTTCGTGATGATGttaattttctatctgcgacgcGCGGTAAACGTCGaccataacagctgtgctgtaaaaagaagttgtacaacaggaaaacgcggtaggggcgctgcaTGCTTTTTAGCCCATGGCTTGCGAACATAGAGGTTCGTCTTTACACGaaagtttttttagatgcgaagcagcttttgcgctaggCTTTGTCCGTGGTTCCATTGGCGACGGTCCGCTTTccaaaacctaccatagccatctgcaaCATAttgagtgcgcgcgcgcgccaaggagaagtcttcttcgtcttgttcttcgaccaccttgatgatgatacgtgcagagcgctcgctcgcgccaaggagacgtcttcgtattgttcttcgaccgccttgatgacgatacgtgtagagcactttaggggcctgggctgccgtatgctgtcctagcttggcgtaacgcagtcaaaaccacgtgtgctggcacgcgccagcgcgttcgggcctgtgtaaggggctggataagacgctgtggTCTATCCCCCTACACTCTcccagcaatcatgtgatggcgtcggcaaacaagattctgcagacgcgcgatgaacccgcgtggcgtgctccaacaagagttcgggacgagttacagcaacagcaactacagtgaattcattgtgtgctcaacatgcaaggacgcgttaacatcgggcaagatgcCCGTAATGAACGGAACTTTACGTTGACTCATgagctccttcgcatccccacatggttccctttagtgggagatggtgaaaatttTTTCCCCTGCATGCGTTCCGTCCCGGGCAGCTTCGTTTTGTGCGCGTTGTACACTCGTCAGCGTTATGGCATTCAAAAGCCGAATGCTTTTCACCTGGACGCATTCTTATTGGTCTCACCCCGTTTCTCGCTGACGGCGCCACGTTGTTTGTTAGTGTCGTAACAGCGTGGTCGCTGCGATAGATCCATGCAACAACGGCGTGCAAGCTTCCCTACGTAGGACCTCTCGGCCCGTATCATTGGCGGTGCCTTGCAGCGTCAGTGgcaagtgaaatgtggtcatgttACCCCGTGAAAATTGAGTTGAGGGTAGGTAGttctttcttgtattttgaattttcaaGGCTGTATAAGTTCGTACTGCGTGTCCCTATCAGTGCCGTTACTGCTGCGTTAATAGTTCTgtccttcagtctacgcaacccacgTATAAAAAACTGGTTTCAATAAAGTTCGAGGGCCCATTTAAGCAATCTAAAGGAAACAGTTGAAAGAAGTTGCCCGCATGACGTTCTAAATAAattctacaacgaagcatgtaacTTAGATAGAAAATCGGTATGAGCTAGAAATGCCCCTACAGCAGAGCCCAACCAGCCTAGAGCATTCATAATGATATAGTCAAATGCGCTCTCGAACATGAATTATATATTCGGAAAGTATTGTCCAATATGaacaagcaacgagcgccttataAAGGTGTTTCCAGAAGTACAAAGGGTCGTATATTGCCGTAATAGAAACCTTAAGGACATGTTAATGCATGAAAAAGTAAACACTCATTGTACTGCCCACATTAACTTTGTTCTCGTCCAAGGTGTAAGACCTGCaacatccccctttgtgggtaagcgccatcagcaagaggtcatcatcatcatcatcattcgaaACGACGGCATAGTTAAAAGCACCGTAAGTGATTATgttcatcatataaaatctagttttacttGCATTatttcaaacgttatctacatgatcggaTGTTGATACTGTcacaaacggtacattggcgaatcTGGACATCCAGTTAAGGTTATATTAAACAGGCATCGCGCGGATACGGCCACAAAATTGGCGAAAGCAATGACACGCCATTTTAATGTGGCAGGTGAACGCTTTGACGATCTGAAACTTTACATACATCAGTCAAGCTTCCAGTCCCCGAAAGACAGAAAATATAAAGAGGCATACCTTAAGACAAGTTTAATAAACTCCATTCATTTGGTAATAACGTTTCAAAGGGGGCTATTGAATCCATCCGTTAAGGTTGATACAAAACGAAAACCACTGAGATTTAAGGCttccttctaggaatttctaaccgtGCCTATCGCCGTGAAATTATGTTTGTCAGGTGGTGCGTACTTTTCacaaccataattcagcgaaaGTCGTATCCACTTCCTACTCTTTCAGCGTGAATACCCCACCACCATCCACGCTTTCTTTTTCGCTGACTgtctcctctttctttttatctccccCGATTCGGCACGTCGGCACCACCCCCGTTTTCATAGTTGTCATTTCCTCTTTTTATTAGTTTGTGTTGGAGAACAGGGTACAAAAcaaatacatacacacgctaagGTAGGTATTTGCCGCATTGAAGAACACAAGTCGgcttgtcgaaactttggctgCAGCAACCATGAATTTCTATCTAATGGAAAGTAGTGCTTTAAGTTCACTATTTGCATTTTTATTAATGCAACTTGCTAGACATTTAGCAGTGTGAATTACCCAAAAAGAGAGTGCTTTTAGCTGCCTTATTATTGCGGATAGGGTTGTGTACTAGCTAGTGCGTAAATTCAAGTACCGAAGGCCGCAGTATTTTTAACTAGGTAGATACTACTTTTAACTACTTCAAAATGTGCTGAAATTTATAGCATGTTGGTATTTGCCTGCTTTTACTAGCTCTACGAGATTGCGGTTTGCAATACGTGGATTCACTGTCTTGTTATAATTTGTCACAAGTAAAATGTTAGCGGTGAGTAAGTGAATATGCGAACCGTTGCTAAGGTGCAGATGTTTTCTTGCACTGGGACAAGCCTGACGTGTGGCCGACATTTGCAACTTGCATGGTTTCCCCATTTAGTTTGTGTTCGTTGTAAGAGTTAACACGTTGTAAGAGTTAACGATTTAGTTAGATAATGACTACTTAATTGACTGAGAATCAAGATGTCCCGCCCATCCATAGGCGCTGCTGCAGTCGTGAAAGGCACCTCATCAATAGAGGTGATTTGACCCGTGCTGATATAATCAAAAGTTCGCGCTATTGTACGAATATTATGTTGATCTCTACTCGCAATAATAGAGCGTTCTACGAAAGGAATTTCGAGGAGGTAAGTGGGCAAACATATAGGCTTAATCTTTCATATGCGACTCGAGTGCACTTCACGTACGGGTCTGGGCAATGACATAAGATGGAAGTGGATATCTAAGTACCGGCTGCTATCGTTTCCGGTTAGCAGTGATGATGAAGGTAACCCACGAGTAATAAATTAAAGCTAATGCTCAcacccctactgaaacgttccgtgaGCCGTTGCAATAATTCCGTGTGTTTCCATAcgaaatccatatgttttccatatatttctataacattcttacggaaacatacggaattattggaatggcatacggaacgtttcagtagggacgtGCGCAGCGGCTGTTTAGGAGTAATGATTGGAAACATATATTTATTCATAAAAGACGGTCACACAATGAAAACATATATATGTTTATTTTGAGTGCGTACCTCGAAGTATAAAAgggaaaaggaaaataaatacaTACAACACAACCAAAATGAATGTATTCGCGCTAACACAGCATTGCAGGCAAATAACGCAGTCACACACTGTTCAAAATGAGCGCCACTTCAGGTGTAAGCAGGCGCCACTAAGTGATCATCGAAGAGTACACGCAGCTTTCTGCAAACgcacacacccgcacacacatatacaggcacacacatacgcacacacactcgcacacagAATACAAAGAACAAACCAACGCGTCACTGAGGCATCAAACAGCGTTCGAAGGCACGTTGTTTCAGGAGAAACAAGTTCAGATGAGGCACGAAATACGATAATGCTTTGAAATTAACTCTGGGTACTTTGTACTGCTCCTGTAATGCGTAAAATTGCACTTTCGTAAACTGGTGCGGGGCAGCGTAAAATAAGGCTTCGTTTCCCCATTAGATAACATATTTAAACCAGAGGCAGCTGTTCTGAGATTCTTCTCGAAACTGCGAGAGTCAGTGGAACGTGAATAAGCATTTCCACACTCCTTTGAGAAGAGAACATTTGCACTTGCAGGGAGTATGATAAGCAGAGTTTAACAAAGGTATTCGTGCATGTAGGCAGGAATAATTTCCTTCATTTGGTGCGTTTTCCTGTTTTCGTCTAAGCATCACCCATATGAGGAAGAGCGAGTTGCCCGAAAATATTTAGAAAATACTGCTTCGTCTAGCGCATATTGTGGAAATTATTGTAGTTCAACTTCCTTACGTCCTGCCTTTTGCAGGGATTCTGCGTCGACCATAAGGCCGATCGCGAGGGCTCTAGACGTTTTTGGAGCTCAAAGCATCCTGGACTAAGGGCGCCTCCCCTAAGCAACTTTGTAAACGGActctattatctctctctctacaagTAGAGCTCTATTGCACGTGCCATTATTTTATAGCAGCTCTAACACACATAAACTAATTGCAAAAACCTTCAGTTTCACCTCAATATGCCAATCGCATCTATGCATGAGTAGTAACGCCACATTTGTGAAGTTGACTGAGTGTGTTAAAAAAACGGGTTCAAAATTCGACGACGTGACGTGCAGCTCAAGACTCAGCGCCCACATTAAATTTTATTATGTCTTTCCGGGAGCTTCAGGCAACCACTTCGTAGATTTTTTTTATGGCTTCTCTGGCTACTCAGCAATCAATTTATAGCATTCGCAAGAACTTCGAACACACGAGCCCTCTCGAATACGTCCGCAGTCCACGAAGAAAGACACACCAGCGCGTTTATGAGAAGAACGTTGCTTCTGAAGTGAGAATTATTGCCTTGCTGGACCTGACGTCGATGAGAGGAAGATCCAAATCGCGTGGCATTCCACTGCATGATACAAAAATTGTCATGCGAGTCTGTTTGTGTCTCTGCTGACCTGTCTTTGGACTTGTCGAACATGGAtcacaataacaaaaaaatttcGCAAAACTGCACTGGAAAAAAAATTTAGCTCCCTAAGTAATAAAACGATTTTTTAAAAATAGAACCGCTGTCAAGTAGTGCTCCGTCTAGTCCCGTCTGTTCCGACGGGCTCCACCACCGAAGATGAGCGCACCGAGCAGACCGGCTCCCAACACCACGGCACCAGCGACGGCTGCCGGCTCTATGTAGTTGGTTACTACAGTGCGGGCGTCGACTTCGTCAGCGGGAATTTCAATGTCCAGTTCGCGCAGCAGGTCTTGCGCCCATTTTTGGCAGTTGTTCTTGGTGTAATGGTACTGGCCGGAGTCGCACATCTTCCTCAGCAACTGGTCAATGCGTTCCTTTGGAATGTTCCGCTTTGCAAGATATCTCTGCAGAAATAAAGAGGCCAGTAAGGGTGCGCTAGGTTTCGAACACTCGAATTTGGATGACAAAAACCAACCGGCGCACAAGAGATGCAAACGGAGTACGACAGAACGGAAGCAAAAATGGTACGTATTAGGTTACTCTAAGAATCCATAGCCCTACTTCTCAAGCAGAAATTAGAGAGGTTTAtttgtagaaaggcagagagCTTTGCAATCCAATTCACGTGACCATTAAATATAGAAAGTATCGGCAAAACGCATAAAATGCCAGCGTGAAACACCAGCCCACTTCAACGCCTTGATAGCAAGTATTAGCATAAAGGCATGACATCGAATTCGCAACTATGTGGTCGAGTTGTAGTTTTCAGTTACTACCCCAGTAGCATATATACATGAGGTCAAACCTGAAGTTCTGCGTAAGAGTGCGTATGTGTTTTACAGTGTCTAATGAATTATATTTTAGGACTGCGTGCATACAAAGATAAGGGAAAGTCAAAGCATTGGCGCCTACACTGAGAAACAACAGTCATCGTAGTTATTTGTGGTGCCCCTACATCGGAAAAATACGTTGAGCGATGCATAATTCTATTGATACAGCAGTAAACTGCACCGCATGGTACTGTCTTGTTCCCTAGCCTCATGAAAGTCGAATATGGACAAAATTCTCGCATTGTGTGCACTAGCACGTCTAATATGCGATATTATGCATATTCCTCTATAATGAAGTCTGTCCGAACAATGAGTCTAGTTCGATGCCTTTGCAGGAACGGACAAATTATACGGCGCAAATTGACTGGCGTTAACTATCATTTATACTGCGAATAACGGAACGACGACTCGTACACGCGGCGTCAGCGTTGTGCGAAAGACACCAAGCGTCTGAACCCTTGCGCCAAAAGGAATCCTTGAGCAAACGAGGAGCGTTTTCGAAAACGCGACTTGCTTCCGTACGCGTTTGCATTCACGCGCGAAATCTTTATAGCGGTTATATTCTACCCCAACGGCCATGCACTTTGGACGTAGCGTTTAGAGAGACATTTTGCAGTGAACCTTAAAGAACCAATTCGCAATTTCATGTGATATTGCTAATATAGATACAGTCGACACTTATATGAACTTTTGGCTGCTGAGCCTCCACAGTGCATGGCGTAGAAGAATGTCGGCATGTCACGCTGACGTAAATGGCTGCCGagttacaaggaaaaaaaaagttcagaattTAGCTTATATGTGTCAAGTTTGCCGAGCACACAATGTATCACCAGAATGGTTGTCCATATACGATGACTTTGTTAAACGAAGGCTTCTTGAAGCCGCCGAGTAAACGGAGCTAAGCTGTTCGAAATTTCTATTGGAATATAGATTTTGTACAAATAAGGAGTAAAGAACCATTGCTTAGAGCTTAGGGATTCTATACTATAGGTTCAGAGTTGACATCCTTCCGCTGGAAGTTTCAGCATTTTAATCTATGTGCACGTTTATGTGATGCCGATTCGCTGCGCTGACGTCCCTCACGCGCGTGTGTGGGTGACGTCACACATGAAGCTGGGTAGTACGCTCTTACAGAACCCACTGTGCTATGTACCTTGCTATTCGCATGCCTAAAAATAGGCACGTAATGTAAGCCATTTTGTGCGCTTCGAGAATCGAAATCTATGGAGCTGATTCTTGCTGAAGAACTTTTTAAAAGGCAACTACAGTTATTCGTATGTTTTGCTAAATAGTTATAAAGTGATGGCTAATTACAGCGAATAATTTGATTCCTTGAAAGTAACGAAACAGCGGTAGTCACGCTGCAAAATAATACATAAGAATAATGCAACATTCAAATTTCTGGCAAACTATGGAAGAATTATGCACATGGCGGTTTTCATTTAGACGGTATATTGTATATTGAATTTAAAGACCGCGCAAAACTCTGAATTTTCTGCCTAAATGCTACGGATTACATTACGCACGCAATTAAACTTTTCAAtgcctccttaaagggacactaaaggcaaataa harbors:
- the LOC119390635 gene encoding uncharacterized protein LOC119390635: MSGSVFSDWCEVYLCSRPLQQGSSINGAVNAFSLLTSSSQSASGNSWAMHWLLVFDYGEDEVLICDADNHDGDLTGRTYWKKRNTLENYENKRYLAKRNIPKERIDQLLRKMCDSGQYHYTKNNCQKWAQDLLRELDIEIPADEVDARTVVTNYIEPAAVAGAVVLGAGLLGALIFGGGARRNRRD